In Pseudoalteromonas sp. '520P1 No. 423', the sequence TTTACTGAACTTTTATCTGAGCCTAGAACAGGTTCAATGATGCAAGTTTGAAATTGAGTGTTTAAAGACTATTTTTTATAGTCCTTAAACATATAGCTGCTAACTATGATGCTTTTTCTTAGCATCTAATAACATTTTCCAATGAATAACAGGCTCTGGTAATTCAGGAACTGCTCCTTCAAATTTTGCTACTTTTAGCAACTCATCATTTTCAATACGTCGGCCTTTATGAATAAAAACACCACGTACATACGCTACTGCATGTAAGGTATTCTCTGATTCAAACCTTTGTTCAATGTAGTAATATTTTTCATCCCAACCTATCATTTTAGTTTTGATATCAAACTTTTGAAACGGTTTAATTTCTCGAATATAAGTGATTGAACATGCATTCATTATTGGCATCCATTTATCTTTAATAA encodes:
- a CDS encoding thioesterase family protein — its product is MNLYFRLFYILLFKVKKLSYRIGLLDEGSISFRALPSDCDINFHLNNSRYLAMMDLARTWLMAEMGLLHLFIKDKWMPIMNACSITYIREIKPFQKFDIKTKMIGWDEKYYYIEQRFESENTLHAVAYVRGVFIHKGRRIENDELLKVAKFEGAVPELPEPVIHWKMLLDAKKKHHS